The following are encoded in a window of Plasmodium cynomolgi strain B DNA, scaffold: 0044, whole genome shotgun sequence genomic DNA:
- a CDS encoding tryptophan-rich antigen (Pv-fam-a;~putative) → TIAVDNKTSSRTKNKNWNEWMKQAKKEFSGYKGTMHTQRHEWTKEKEDELQKFCKYLEKRWMSYTGNIDRECKSDFLKSTQNWNGNQWNKWVKSEGKHHMNRQFQKWLDYNKYKLQDWTNTEWNKWKANVKEQLDDEEWKKKRQLEKLKNGSNVPIKWKRNV, encoded by the coding sequence ACCATTGCCGTTGACAACAAAACCTCCTCAAGgaccaaaaataaaaactggaACGAATGGATGAAGCAAGCTAAGAAAGAATTTTCAGGATACAAAGGTACCATGCATACCCAAAGACACGAATGGACCAAAGAGAAAGAAGATGAACTTcaaaaattctgtaaataCTTGGAAAAGAGATGGATGAGTTATACAGGAAATATCGATAGAGAGTGCAAATCCGATTTCTTGAAATCCACTCAAAACTGGAATGGGAACCAATGGAATAAATGGGTCAAAAGTGAAGGAAAGCACCACATGAATAGACAATTCCAAAAATGGCTAGACTATAATAAGTACAAGTTACAAGACTGGACCAATACGGAATGGAACAAATGGAAAGCAAATGTTAAGGAACAACTTGATGATgaagaatggaaaaaaaagaggcagcTGGAAAAACTAAAGAATGGATCAAATGTACcgataaaatggaaaagaaatgTTTAA